From the genome of Prosthecobacter fusiformis:
TCAATGGATGCCAGCGGGGCTAGCATTGCGCCGGGAAGCTCCATAATTTTGCGGCGCAAAAATCCTGACAGGTTCACTTGGGCGATTCCACAACACTAAGCAGCATTTTGGTTATGAAATTTTGGACTTTTCTACTTATCGTTGCGGCATCGCTCGCGTCCTCTGTCCGTGCTGCGACCATTAACTGGTCAGCCAGTATAAATCACGGCTTCAGCCTCGAAAATGGCAGTGAACTGCCAACTGGGTCGATGGTGCGTCTTGGATGGTTTCGAGATCCTTCCACCGGGTTGCAAATGACCGATACGGAAATTCAAAACCTAAAAACGACTCCTGTATTGTTGAACGATTACTTTGTCGAGGCTGGGCGCTCTACGATCGGGAGTGGTTTTACCCCTGCGCTTCCTGGTCACTTCGCAGCCGTAACAACGCTTGATAGCAGTGGTAGCGGGCCCTCATTTGCGGGTAAGCAAATGTATCTGTGGGTCTTGGATGCTTCTACCGTAGTCGCAGCCACACAGCAGGCTATCCTTTATTGGAACACTGCGGATACCACCACCAATCCCGATGCAACGTCTGACAAGCCCGGTGTTCGTTGGCGCTTCCCCGTTCAGGTGTCATTTCCTGGAACCACGACCATTGATGTGACCGATCTCACTGTGGGGACCGGATTTCTGGCGTCGGGGGCTCGGCTAGTGGTGGGGAGTTACTCCAATTCAACATCTAGCGCTACAAACATGGCAAACTTCAGCCTCGCAGCTTTGGAGCAACCCTTGGATGTAAGCACTCCCTCAGCTCTGGTCGGCGGCTCCGTTGGTGAGACCTATTTTAAATCGCTTGAAGCGATTGAGGGCAAGCCTGTATATGAATGGACAGTGATTGGGGGCACCTTGCCTGATGGCCTTTCGTTAAGTTCCGCAGGTGTTATTTCCGGACGTCCTACTTTTGCTGGTATCTTTAATTTTATCGTTCAAGCAGCGGATAAAACTCCAACTGCGGTCAGCAAGTCTTTCACCATAGTGATTGCGAAAATTCCGCTGGCCATCACAAATTCTTCACAGCTTCCTGATGCAGGCCAGCATGCTCCCTATGCACTTAATTTCACAGCTAATGGTGGCACTGCACCCTACACTTGGACTGTCGCCTCCGGTTCTTTGCCAGCGGGCATGTCGTTGAGTAATAGCGGCGTCTTGTCAGGAACTTCGGCTGTCACAGGAGTCGCGGAATTCACGGTGAAATGCACGGATGAGGGCGGCCTTGAAACGACGCAGGATTTTACGTTGAATGTGCATGGGGTCACAATCGTATCCTCCGCCAACTTGAATACAGGCTTCTTGAATCTGCCGTATTTGCAGATGCTTGACGCGGTTGGTGGCAAAGCACCTTACACCTGGACGTTGAGTGCTGGGGCACTTCCAGACGGGCTGAATCTTAGCTCAACTGGTATCTTGAGCTTTACCCCCACGGTGATGGGGTCAACAAGCTTTACTCTACAGGCGCGGGATGACCTGGGTTACACAACGACGAAGGAGTTTACTCTCAATGTCCTGGGTACACTTACCAAGCCGGGGGTGACTGCACCGACATTTCCTCCAGCCATTGTCGGAGGCGTTTACAGCTATCAGCTGTCCGCTTCCAACAATCCGACAAAATATAGCGCCAAGGGCTTGCCCTCAGGCCTGACTTTAAACACCAAGACAGGTTTGATTACCGGTCGGCCCAAGGTATCCGGTGTATTTGCAGTGCAGCTGACATCAACGAATGCGGCAGGGGTAAGCCCTGTCCGGACGGCAGGCCTGCAAGTGAGCGCATTACCAACGGGTGTGGTCGGAACTTATCTTGGGTTCATCGCCCACGATGTGAGTGTGAATGGAAACTTGGGAGGTCGCCTTGACCTGGCAACAACTAGTTTGGGGGCTTACACCTTGAAACTGACTCAAGGTGCCAAGGTAACGACGCTTAAAGGCCAGATGGATGTCGAACTGGACACGAACCCCAAGATTAACATCACTTCGGGACTTAACAAAGTCGCTTTGGAATTGGGGCTGAGCAATGATCTGCTGACGGGCAGCGTGACCAATATCGGCGTGGGTGGAAGCAGTGCCAGCGTTGGTGGCTGGCGTCGGGTGTGGAAAACCGCAACGAACCCGGCAAGTACACGTCATGGTTATTATAGTATGGGGATTGATCCCACAACCTTCACCAGTCCTAATCCGATCCCGATGGGAACGGGGTATGCGAGCGGTGTGGTGGGACTTGATGGTGGACTTAAGTTGACCGGGCGTACGGCTGATGGCAATACCATCACCACCGCAGGATTTATTGGCCCGAATGGTGAGGTCCTGGTTTATCAGATATTGTATTCAAAGTTAGGCTCATTGGCAGGCCGCCTTGCAATCAATTTAGAGGCTGGCAAAGGTTATGAGGAAAATGTGATCGAGGGCACACTGACGTGGATCAAGCCGCAGACGATCACACGGACTTATCCGAAAGGGTTTGGACCGTTGCCGATGGTCGTTTACGGGAAGTATCTGGCCGCCTCCTATACTTTTTGGAATTTGACGGGAATGCCTGATCCCTCGAAGACTGCCAAGTTGAACTTCGCCGATGGTGGCGTGGAACTTTCGGGAACGGTTCCAGATGTTGAATCATTCACTTTTACTGATGCGGGGAAAGTGGTCATGCCACTGGCCGGAAGCATAGAAAACCCTGGGCGGGCAACCTTGGTGATTCCGTTCAGCTCTAAAGCGACGTTTGGCCTCAATGGCAGCTTTAAAGGAACTTTCCGTTTGGTTGATGGCTCCCTGATACGAAATGTGACCTATCAAGGTATGTTTATTCGCACGAAGGACGATAAGGATAAGGACGATGAGGATGAGGACGATGAGGACGATGAGGATAAGAATTTTAAGTATAAGGCGTTTGGTTACTTCCTGCTGCCGCAGATTCCTAAGGGAACGGAGAAAACTACGACATCCCCTATCTTGTCAGGACAGGTAACAATCACCCAGTAAATCACGGACCCGGGCTGGCTACGATAATGACTCTCTCTTTAAAATGACCACAGAGCACAAAGGAGCTGAGACCTGCTTTAACACCCGTGCTGCCTGCGGCCAACTTCTTCCGGAAACCTTACTCATGATGACTCCATCCGCCTCGTGTGCCATATCCATTGGCAGCCTGATGCACACCCTCCGCAGGCAGGCGGGAGCATGGATGCTGCTGCTCTGTCTTGCGGGTGTGATTCCGTTGCATGTGGCCAGTGCGGCACCCTCCGCATTTGGCCCACCTAATGGTCAAGGGGTTTTCGACATCACCGCCACTGTCCCCGTAGTGCACGGTGCCGGTTTTTTCGAGATGTCCATCGATCCTGATTTTGGGTTGGTGGTCAGCACAAAGGCGGGGATTGCTGAAACTTCGGGACTGGTAAACGGATCGCTTGCAGTGGCTCAGTTCAGCAATCCAGGAGGTATCGCTCGTGATACCTTCGGAAATCTTTTCATTGCTGACAGCGGTAATAACAGCATCCGCATGGTGAGTTCCACTGGCTTGGTAAGCACGATTGCTGGAACCTCCACCTATGGCTTTGTGGACGGCCCAGGCTTCAGTGCACAATTTGCCTTTCCTTCAGCCGTGGCGGTCGGTCCCGATGGCAATGTCTATGTATCTGACACTAACAACACTTGTATTCGTAAGCTGACTCGCCCCTCAGTGGATGGTGCACCCTGGATGGTCACGACTTTGGCTGGAACGAATACGTCAGGTTTCTTTGATGGCAGTGGATCCGCAGCCCGTTTCAGTTCACCGCAGGGATTGGTGTTGGATTCATCTGGCAACGTGTATGTGGCGGATGCAGGCAACCACCGAGTCCGAAAGATTACCCCAAGCGGAGGAGTGTCAACGTATGCCGGATCAGGTTCGGGCGCTGGATTTGAAGATGGGGCTTCGACGTCTGCTGCCAAGTTCAACTCTCCCTACGGAGTTGTTCTGGATAGTGGCGGTAATCTGTTTGTTGCTGACCGGCTCAACCACCGCATTCGGAAAGTCACTCCAGGCGGTATTGTGAGTACTTATGCGGGCTCAGGCACTGCGGGTTTTGCTGATGGCTCGCTCACAAGCGCCACTTTCAATGGACCCGTGGCCTTGGCCATGGATGCATTTGATACCTTGTATGTCTCTGATGAATCGAATCATCTGATTCGCAGAGTTTCCCCTGAAAATGGACCTGATGAGGTGACAACCGTGGCTGGCAGCGGAGTTGATGGCTTTGCAGATGCACGCGCTGGACTTGCACAGTTCAATTATCCTGCGGGTCTGGTCGTGACCGCGAGCGGGGATCTGATTGTCGCGGATAGCGAAAACCATTGCCTGCGGCTTATCACCGCTTCAGTTGCAGTTGCCGCAGTTGAAAATCCCACGCTGCCTGAGGTGAAGGCGACCATCAACCCGGCGGCACTTGAGGTGCCTCCAGGTACTTATTACTTCCGCTGGAGG
Proteins encoded in this window:
- a CDS encoding Ig domain-containing protein is translated as MKFWTFLLIVAASLASSVRAATINWSASINHGFSLENGSELPTGSMVRLGWFRDPSTGLQMTDTEIQNLKTTPVLLNDYFVEAGRSTIGSGFTPALPGHFAAVTTLDSSGSGPSFAGKQMYLWVLDASTVVAATQQAILYWNTADTTTNPDATSDKPGVRWRFPVQVSFPGTTTIDVTDLTVGTGFLASGARLVVGSYSNSTSSATNMANFSLAALEQPLDVSTPSALVGGSVGETYFKSLEAIEGKPVYEWTVIGGTLPDGLSLSSAGVISGRPTFAGIFNFIVQAADKTPTAVSKSFTIVIAKIPLAITNSSQLPDAGQHAPYALNFTANGGTAPYTWTVASGSLPAGMSLSNSGVLSGTSAVTGVAEFTVKCTDEGGLETTQDFTLNVHGVTIVSSANLNTGFLNLPYLQMLDAVGGKAPYTWTLSAGALPDGLNLSSTGILSFTPTVMGSTSFTLQARDDLGYTTTKEFTLNVLGTLTKPGVTAPTFPPAIVGGVYSYQLSASNNPTKYSAKGLPSGLTLNTKTGLITGRPKVSGVFAVQLTSTNAAGVSPVRTAGLQVSALPTGVVGTYLGFIAHDVSVNGNLGGRLDLATTSLGAYTLKLTQGAKVTTLKGQMDVELDTNPKINITSGLNKVALELGLSNDLLTGSVTNIGVGGSSASVGGWRRVWKTATNPASTRHGYYSMGIDPTTFTSPNPIPMGTGYASGVVGLDGGLKLTGRTADGNTITTAGFIGPNGEVLVYQILYSKLGSLAGRLAINLEAGKGYEENVIEGTLTWIKPQTITRTYPKGFGPLPMVVYGKYLAASYTFWNLTGMPDPSKTAKLNFADGGVELSGTVPDVESFTFTDAGKVVMPLAGSIENPGRATLVIPFSSKATFGLNGSFKGTFRLVDGSLIRNVTYQGMFIRTKDDKDKDDEDEDDEDDEDKNFKYKAFGYFLLPQIPKGTEKTTTSPILSGQVTITQ